The Pseudomonas azadiae genome contains a region encoding:
- a CDS encoding acetyl-CoA carboxylase biotin carboxylase subunit, whose protein sequence is MIKKILIANRGEIAVRIVRACAEMGIRSVAVYSDADRHALHVKRADEAHSIGAEPLAGYLNPRKLVNLAVETGCDALHPGYGFLSENAELADICAERGIKFIGPSAEVIRRMGDKTEARRSMIKAGVPVTPGTEGNVADIAEALTEGDRIGYPVMLKATSGGGGRGIRRCNSREELEQAFPRVISEATKAFGSAEVFLEKCIVNPKHIEAQILGDSFGNVVHLFERDCSIQRRNQKLIEIAPSPQLTPEQRAYIGDLSVRAAKAVGYENAGTVEFLLAEGEVYFMEMNTRVQVEHTITEEITGIDIVREQIRIASGLPLSVKQEDIQHRGFALQFRINAEDPKNNFLPSFGKITRYYAPGGPGVRTDTAIYTGYTIPPFYDSMCLKLVVWALTWEEAMDRGLRALDDMRLQGVKTTAAYYQEILRNPEFRSGQFNTSFVESHPELTNYSIKRKPEELALAIAAAIAAHAGL, encoded by the coding sequence GTGATAAAAAAGATCCTGATCGCCAACCGTGGTGAAATTGCCGTACGAATCGTGCGCGCCTGCGCCGAGATGGGCATTCGCTCGGTCGCGGTCTACTCCGACGCCGACCGCCACGCGTTGCACGTCAAACGTGCCGACGAAGCCCACAGCATTGGTGCCGAGCCACTGGCCGGTTATCTGAACCCGCGCAAGCTGGTGAACCTGGCCGTGGAAACCGGGTGTGATGCGCTGCACCCAGGCTACGGCTTCCTGTCGGAAAACGCGGAACTTGCGGACATCTGCGCCGAACGCGGGATCAAGTTCATTGGCCCGTCCGCTGAAGTGATCCGCCGCATGGGCGACAAGACCGAAGCGCGCCGCAGCATGATCAAGGCCGGTGTTCCGGTCACGCCAGGCACCGAGGGCAACGTCGCCGACATCGCCGAAGCCCTGACCGAAGGCGACCGCATAGGTTACCCGGTGATGCTCAAAGCCACTTCCGGCGGTGGCGGTCGCGGTATCCGTCGTTGCAACAGCCGTGAAGAACTTGAACAAGCCTTCCCTCGGGTGATTTCCGAAGCCACCAAGGCCTTCGGTTCGGCGGAGGTGTTCCTGGAAAAATGCATCGTCAATCCCAAGCACATCGAAGCGCAGATCCTCGGTGACAGCTTTGGCAACGTGGTGCACCTGTTCGAGCGCGATTGCTCGATCCAGCGCCGCAACCAGAAGCTCATCGAAATCGCCCCGAGCCCCCAGCTCACCCCTGAACAGCGCGCCTACATCGGCGACCTGTCGGTGCGCGCGGCCAAGGCCGTGGGCTACGAGAACGCCGGCACCGTGGAGTTCCTGCTCGCCGAGGGCGAGGTGTACTTCATGGAGATGAACACCCGCGTGCAGGTGGAACACACCATCACTGAAGAAATCACCGGGATCGATATCGTACGTGAGCAGATCCGCATCGCTTCGGGCCTGCCGCTGTCGGTGAAACAGGAAGACATCCAGCACCGCGGTTTCGCGTTGCAGTTCCGTATCAACGCCGAAGACCCGAAGAACAACTTCCTGCCCAGTTTCGGCAAGATCACCCGTTACTACGCACCCGGCGGCCCTGGTGTGCGGACCGACACGGCGATCTATACCGGCTACACCATCCCGCCGTTCTACGACTCCATGTGCCTGAAACTGGTGGTGTGGGCGTTGACCTGGGAAGAGGCCATGGACCGCGGCCTGCGTGCCCTGGACGACATGCGCCTGCAAGGCGTGAAGACCACCGCCGCCTATTACCAGGAAATCCTGCGCAACCCGGAATTCCGCAGCGGCCAATTTAATACAAGCTTCGTTGAAAGCCACCCTGAGCTGACCAACTACTCGATCAAGCGCAAACCCGAAGAGCTGGCCCTGGCCATCGCCGCCGCCATCGCCGCCCACGCAGGCCTGTGA
- a CDS encoding PA3496 family putative envelope integrity protein, with protein sequence MARPYEDSNSTVKTRRQQEDQRRMAFRRAIEDRCEERQLLQSISDYPELHWQAPAAAQRSAQPGR encoded by the coding sequence ATGGCCCGGCCCTACGAAGACAGCAACAGCACCGTAAAGACCCGTCGTCAGCAGGAAGACCAACGCCGCATGGCGTTCCGTCGCGCAATCGAAGACCGTTGCGAGGAGCGCCAACTGCTCCAGAGCATCAGTGACTACCCGGAACTGCATTGGCAGGCACCCGCGGCTGCCCAGCGAAGCGCTCAGCCAGGGCGCTGA
- the oadA gene encoding sodium-extruding oxaloacetate decarboxylase subunit alpha, whose product MSKKIFVTDTILRDAHQSLLATRMRTDDMLPICDKLDKVGYWSLEVWGGATFDACVRFLKEDPWERLRQLRAALPNTRLQMLLRGQNLLGYRHYSDDVVKAFVAKAAVNGIDVFRIFDAMNDVRNLRVAIEAVKAAGKHAQGTIAYTTSPVHTVEAFVAQAKQLESMGCDSIAIKDMAGLLTPYATGELVKALKAEQNLPIFIHSHDTAGLAAMCQLKAIENGADHIDTAISSFAWGTSHPGTESMVAALKGSEFDTGLSLELLQEIGLYFYAVRKKYHQFESEFTAVDTRVQVNQVPGGMISNLANQLKEQGALNRMSEVLAEIPRVREDLGFPPLVTPTSQIVGTQAFFNVLAGERYKTITNEVKLYLQGGYGKAPGTVNEKLRRQAIGSEEVIDVRPADLLKPEMTKLRGEIGALAKSEEDVLTYAMFPDIGRKFLEERDAGTLAPEVLLPIPEAGGVARASGEGVPTEFVIDVHGESYRVDITGVGVKAEGKRHFYLSIDGMPEEVVFEPLNEFVSGGSSKRKQATEPGHVSTAMPGNIVDVLVKEGDVVKAGQAVLITEAMKMETEVQAAIAGKVTAVHVAKGDRVNPGEILIEIEG is encoded by the coding sequence ATGTCCAAGAAGATTTTCGTAACCGACACCATCCTGCGCGACGCTCACCAATCGCTGCTCGCGACCCGCATGCGCACCGACGACATGCTGCCGATCTGCGACAAGCTCGACAAAGTGGGCTACTGGTCCCTTGAAGTCTGGGGCGGCGCGACCTTCGATGCCTGCGTACGTTTCCTGAAAGAAGACCCGTGGGAGCGCCTGCGCCAACTGCGCGCCGCGTTGCCCAACACGCGCCTGCAAATGTTGCTGCGCGGCCAGAACCTGCTGGGCTACCGCCATTACAGCGACGATGTGGTCAAAGCCTTCGTCGCCAAGGCCGCTGTGAATGGCATCGACGTATTCCGCATTTTCGACGCCATGAACGACGTGCGTAACCTGCGTGTTGCCATCGAAGCGGTGAAAGCCGCGGGCAAACACGCCCAGGGCACCATCGCCTACACCACCAGCCCGGTGCACACGGTCGAAGCGTTTGTGGCCCAAGCCAAGCAGCTGGAGTCCATGGGCTGCGACTCGATCGCGATCAAGGACATGGCCGGCCTATTAACACCGTACGCCACCGGCGAACTGGTCAAGGCACTCAAAGCCGAGCAGAACCTGCCGATCTTTATCCACTCCCACGACACCGCTGGCCTGGCCGCGATGTGCCAACTCAAGGCCATCGAAAACGGTGCCGACCACATCGACACCGCCATCTCCAGCTTCGCCTGGGGCACCAGCCACCCGGGGACGGAGTCGATGGTTGCCGCGCTCAAAGGCAGCGAATTCGACACCGGCCTCAGCCTAGAACTGCTGCAGGAGATCGGCCTGTACTTCTACGCGGTGCGTAAGAAGTATCACCAGTTCGAGAGCGAATTCACCGCCGTCGACACCCGCGTGCAGGTCAACCAGGTGCCGGGCGGGATGATTTCCAACCTGGCCAACCAGCTCAAAGAGCAGGGCGCGCTCAACCGCATGAGCGAAGTGCTGGCCGAAATCCCGCGTGTGCGTGAAGACCTTGGCTTCCCACCGCTGGTGACGCCGACGTCGCAGATCGTCGGTACCCAGGCGTTCTTCAACGTGCTGGCCGGTGAGCGCTACAAGACCATCACCAACGAAGTGAAACTCTACCTGCAAGGTGGCTACGGCAAGGCGCCGGGCACCGTTAACGAGAAGTTGCGTCGCCAGGCCATCGGCAGCGAAGAGGTCATCGACGTGCGCCCGGCCGATTTGCTCAAGCCGGAAATGACCAAGCTGCGCGGTGAAATCGGCGCGTTGGCCAAGTCCGAAGAAGACGTGCTGACCTATGCCATGTTCCCGGACATCGGCCGCAAGTTCCTCGAAGAACGCGACGCCGGCACCCTGGCGCCGGAAGTGCTGCTGCCGATTCCAGAAGCTGGCGGCGTGGCGCGCGCCAGTGGCGAAGGCGTACCGACCGAGTTCGTCATTGACGTGCACGGCGAAAGCTACCGCGTGGACATCACCGGCGTCGGCGTGAAAGCCGAAGGCAAGCGCCACTTCTACTTGTCCATCGACGGCATGCCGGAAGAAGTGGTGTTCGAACCGCTCAACGAGTTTGTCAGCGGCGGCAGCAGCAAGCGCAAGCAGGCCACCGAGCCGGGTCACGTCAGCACGGCCATGCCGGGCAATATCGTCGACGTGCTGGTCAAGGAAGGTGACGTGGTCAAGGCCGGTCAGGCCGTGCTGATCACCGAAGCCATGAAGATGGAAACCGAAGTGCAGGCAGCCATTGCCGGCAAGGTGACCGCTGTTCATGTGGCCAAGGGCGACCGGGTGAATCCGGGTGAAATCCTGATTGAAATCGAAGGCTGA
- the hexR gene encoding transcriptional regulator HexR, protein MNLLQHIAQSRHLLRKSELKVADHVLLDPAAVMHSSMADLAHSVGISEPTIVRFCRAIGCSGFQDLKLKLAQSLAAGASFGQFAIHEDDSVADYSLKIFDTTLHTLMEVREKLDPVALQKAVTAMSQAQRVEFYGFGASGAVAADAQHKFFRLLLTAAAYSDPHMQAMSAVTLKPTDVAICISQSGRSKDLLITANLVRESGASLITLCPSQTPLAELSTVNLAIDVHEDTEIYTPLTSRIAHLVVIDVLAMGVAMARGPSLVNHLKSVKRSLRSLRLSPKSVKALDD, encoded by the coding sequence TTGAACTTGTTGCAACATATCGCCCAGTCGCGCCACCTGTTACGCAAATCGGAACTCAAGGTTGCCGATCACGTGCTGCTTGACCCTGCGGCTGTGATGCACAGTTCCATGGCCGACCTGGCCCATAGCGTAGGCATCAGCGAGCCGACCATCGTGCGCTTCTGCCGCGCTATCGGGTGCTCCGGATTCCAGGACTTGAAGCTCAAGCTGGCCCAAAGCCTGGCCGCCGGTGCCAGCTTCGGGCAATTCGCGATCCACGAAGACGACTCCGTCGCCGACTACAGCCTGAAAATCTTCGACACCACCCTGCACACCCTGATGGAAGTGCGCGAGAAGCTCGACCCGGTGGCATTGCAAAAGGCCGTGACGGCCATGTCCCAGGCCCAGCGTGTCGAGTTCTATGGTTTTGGTGCCTCCGGTGCCGTTGCCGCCGACGCCCAGCACAAATTCTTCCGGCTGCTGCTCACCGCAGCGGCCTACAGCGACCCGCACATGCAGGCCATGTCGGCGGTGACCTTGAAGCCCACCGACGTCGCCATTTGCATTTCGCAGTCGGGACGCTCCAAAGACCTGCTGATCACCGCCAACCTGGTGCGTGAGAGCGGCGCTTCGTTGATTACCCTATGCCCGAGCCAGACGCCGTTGGCGGAACTGTCCACCGTCAACCTGGCGATCGACGTGCACGAAGACACCGAGATCTACACGCCGCTGACCTCGCGTATTGCGCACCTGGTGGTCATCGACGTGCTGGCAATGGGCGTGGCCATGGCGCGCGGGCCGAGCCTGGTCAACCACCTCAAGAGCGTCAAACGCAGCTTGCGCAGCCTGCGGTTGTCGCCCAAGTCCGTCAAAGCCCTGGACGACTGA
- a CDS encoding LysR family transcriptional regulator, giving the protein MRKSLMRLTLRQLQIFHEVCDLRSYSRAAEEMSLTQPAVSLQIRQLEELIGQPLFDYVGKKLYMTEAAEALQRASRDIFGRLENLDMQLSDMQGSLQGQLKLAIESSAKYFVPHLFAAFKRQHPDVQLHLTVVNRAQVIRRLSDNRDDLVIMSMVPQDMGLEFLPFLNNPIVAVAPPDHPLSLQGPLRLQDLEPYTLLAREPGSGTRLACEEYFKEKRVHFTQTVEVASAEAQRECVCAGLGVALLTRHAVNMELATGGLKELPVEELPLYRSWCLVQAKAKRLSPVAHAFLGFIRSERVQISALAERFAGQPRVPANAVPGSH; this is encoded by the coding sequence ATGCGTAAGTCATTGATGCGACTGACATTGCGTCAGCTGCAGATCTTTCATGAAGTGTGTGATTTGCGCTCGTACAGCCGCGCCGCCGAGGAAATGTCCCTCACGCAACCGGCCGTCAGCCTGCAAATTCGTCAGCTCGAAGAACTGATCGGCCAGCCGTTGTTCGATTATGTCGGCAAAAAACTCTACATGACCGAGGCCGCCGAGGCCTTGCAACGGGCCAGTCGGGATATTTTCGGGCGCCTGGAAAACCTCGACATGCAGCTTTCGGACATGCAGGGCTCGCTGCAAGGCCAGTTGAAACTGGCGATTGAATCCAGCGCCAAGTACTTCGTGCCGCACCTGTTCGCCGCATTCAAGCGCCAGCATCCGGACGTGCAGTTGCACCTCACGGTGGTGAACCGCGCCCAGGTGATCCGCCGGCTTTCGGACAACCGTGACGACCTGGTGATCATGTCCATGGTGCCTCAGGACATGGGGCTGGAATTCCTGCCGTTCCTCAATAACCCGATTGTCGCCGTCGCGCCACCCGACCACCCCTTGAGCCTGCAAGGCCCGCTGCGCCTGCAGGACCTGGAGCCTTACACACTGCTGGCGCGCGAACCGGGTTCCGGTACGCGGCTGGCGTGCGAGGAGTATTTCAAGGAGAAACGGGTGCACTTCACCCAGACGGTGGAAGTGGCTTCGGCCGAAGCGCAACGTGAATGCGTCTGCGCAGGGCTGGGTGTGGCCCTGTTGACGCGGCATGCGGTCAACATGGAGTTGGCCACCGGCGGGCTCAAGGAGCTGCCGGTGGAAGAGCTGCCGCTGTACCGCAGTTGGTGCCTGGTGCAGGCCAAGGCCAAGCGCCTGTCACCGGTGGCCCATGCGTTCCTGGGCTTTATTCGCAGCGAACGCGTACAGATCAGCGCCCTGGCTGAGCGCTTCGCTGGGCAGCCGCGGGTGCCTGCCAATGCAGTTCCGGGTAGTCACTGA
- a CDS encoding EAL domain-containing protein, which yields MTLSTDLLGHSTAPAQVLRKHYATEMAVERTRLLYQGSLLPTLLMLVNGLVCAWLLWNPKQYLLDSMWLVWLLALVAMRVIQVAAFDSAMPSRQAQPVWRRMFMLGSAASGLTLATAAIALVPVDSFVQQAWVFGLIGAATLSASVAYAVSLPAFLSFAVPCLVPAIIYLFWSGDPQQRGWGVLGLILLASLSLVAWQVNRLIQRGLLRRFQNQALIEHLQQAQQRSEQLNQELVREVEQRRHVEQELREAQIGLQNRVAQRSQELDAASLALNKSEARLAMALQASELGLWDWNLQTDEVHHTQLKELFGLEPEYVTAMLGHLKPRLHPDDLPLLKRALVEHLKGRSEDYQVEYRVRHGDGHWVWIEDRGRAVERAPSGRVTRMLGTRRDISASKALEEQQRLASTVFEAASEGIVILDPSYKLIAVNQAFSRVTGFEIDDMLGRNVVELPSSRDARRHFPVIRQALLSHGTWQGELVETRKNGELYPQWLQLNVVRDIRGKVSHIVGFFADLSARRESEERMRYLTHYDELTGLANRSLFRERLREAHQRVRQGGRSLALLHINLDRFKLLNDSLGHEVADQLLQKMARRLINALPEADTIARLSGDEFAVLFDAYGNLSSLARVATRLLAKLRVPVTVEGHELVVSASMGVSLLPDNAREISALVSQSNMAMQHAKHLGGNNFQFYTDSLQASTLERLQLENHLRKAIEERQLTVFYQPKLCLATGKLNAAEALIRWEHPQWGMVPPGDFIGLAEETGLIVPLGEFVLREACRQACEWQRQGLAPIRVSVNLSVHQLRQGKLVSLVRQVLEETGLDPQYLELELTESQLLDSVEHIIATFQQLRDLGVKLAIDDFGTGYSSLSYLKRIPVDYVKIDQTFIRGLGQGREDAAITRAIIAMAHGLALKVVAEGVEDQQQLDFLRAERCDEVQGYLISRPIEAQALADLLRENADFP from the coding sequence ATGACCCTCAGCACCGATCTGCTCGGCCACTCGACGGCGCCCGCGCAGGTTCTTCGCAAACACTACGCCACCGAGATGGCGGTCGAGCGCACGCGCTTGCTGTATCAGGGCTCGCTGCTGCCGACCCTGTTGATGCTGGTCAATGGCCTGGTTTGCGCCTGGCTGCTCTGGAATCCCAAGCAATACCTGCTGGACAGCATGTGGCTGGTCTGGCTGCTGGCCCTGGTGGCGATGCGCGTGATCCAGGTGGCGGCGTTCGATTCGGCCATGCCCAGCCGCCAGGCCCAGCCGGTGTGGCGACGCATGTTCATGCTCGGCTCGGCGGCCAGCGGCTTGACCCTGGCCACCGCCGCCATTGCCCTGGTGCCGGTGGACAGCTTCGTGCAACAGGCCTGGGTGTTCGGCCTGATTGGCGCGGCGACGCTGTCGGCCAGCGTCGCCTACGCCGTGAGCCTGCCGGCGTTCCTGTCTTTCGCCGTGCCGTGCCTGGTGCCGGCCATCATCTACCTGTTCTGGAGTGGCGACCCGCAGCAACGCGGCTGGGGCGTTTTAGGGCTGATCCTGCTCGCGTCCCTGAGCCTGGTAGCGTGGCAGGTCAATCGCCTGATCCAGCGCGGCCTGCTGCGCCGTTTCCAGAACCAGGCATTGATCGAGCATCTGCAGCAGGCGCAGCAGCGCAGCGAGCAGCTCAACCAGGAGCTGGTGCGCGAAGTCGAGCAGCGCCGCCACGTCGAACAGGAACTGCGCGAAGCCCAGATCGGCCTGCAGAACCGCGTGGCGCAGCGCAGCCAGGAGTTGGACGCCGCCAGCCTGGCGTTGAATAAAAGCGAAGCGCGCCTGGCCATGGCACTGCAGGCCAGTGAGTTGGGGCTGTGGGACTGGAACCTGCAAACCGACGAAGTCCATCACACCCAGCTCAAGGAGTTGTTTGGCCTGGAACCGGAATACGTCACGGCGATGCTCGGACACCTCAAGCCGCGCCTGCACCCCGACGACCTGCCGCTGCTCAAGCGCGCCTTGGTGGAGCACTTGAAGGGTCGCAGCGAGGACTATCAGGTCGAATACCGCGTGCGCCATGGCGATGGGCACTGGGTGTGGATCGAAGACCGTGGCCGCGCCGTGGAGCGCGCGCCCAGCGGGCGGGTCACGCGGATGCTGGGTACTCGCCGTGACATCAGCGCCAGCAAGGCCCTGGAGGAACAACAGCGTTTGGCGTCGACCGTATTTGAAGCGGCCAGCGAAGGCATTGTGATCCTTGACCCGAGCTACAAACTGATCGCGGTCAACCAGGCCTTCAGCCGTGTCACCGGTTTTGAAATCGACGACATGCTCGGGCGCAACGTGGTGGAGCTGCCCAGCAGCCGTGATGCCCGCCGCCACTTCCCGGTGATCCGCCAGGCCTTGCTCAGCCACGGTACCTGGCAGGGCGAGTTGGTGGAGACGCGCAAGAACGGCGAACTCTACCCGCAATGGCTGCAATTGAATGTAGTGCGCGATATTCGCGGAAAAGTCAGCCATATCGTGGGCTTCTTCGCCGATCTTTCGGCGCGGCGTGAATCCGAAGAGCGCATGCGCTACCTCACCCATTATGACGAGCTGACCGGGCTGGCCAACCGCTCCTTGTTCCGCGAACGGCTGCGCGAGGCCCACCAGCGTGTACGCCAGGGCGGGCGCAGCTTGGCGTTGCTGCATATCAACCTGGACCGCTTCAAACTGCTCAATGACAGCCTGGGCCACGAAGTTGCCGACCAGTTGCTGCAGAAAATGGCGCGGCGCTTGATCAATGCCCTGCCCGAGGCCGACACCATTGCACGCCTGTCCGGGGACGAATTCGCCGTGCTGTTCGACGCCTACGGCAACCTGTCGAGCCTGGCGCGGGTGGCGACGCGGTTGCTGGCCAAACTGCGTGTGCCGGTGACGGTAGAAGGGCATGAACTGGTGGTCAGTGCATCGATGGGCGTCAGCCTGTTGCCGGACAATGCGCGCGAAATTTCCGCGCTGGTCAGCCAATCGAACATGGCCATGCAGCACGCCAAACACCTGGGCGGCAACAATTTCCAGTTCTACACCGACAGTCTGCAAGCCAGCACCCTGGAGCGCTTGCAGCTGGAAAACCACCTGCGCAAGGCCATTGAAGAGCGCCAGCTCACGGTGTTCTATCAACCCAAATTGTGCCTGGCCACCGGCAAGTTGAACGCGGCTGAGGCTTTGATCCGCTGGGAGCATCCGCAGTGGGGCATGGTGCCGCCGGGGGACTTTATCGGCCTGGCCGAAGAGACCGGCCTGATCGTGCCACTGGGCGAGTTCGTGCTGCGCGAGGCCTGCCGCCAAGCCTGTGAATGGCAGCGCCAGGGGTTGGCGCCGATCCGGGTGTCGGTGAACCTGTCGGTGCATCAGTTGCGCCAGGGCAAGTTGGTCAGCCTGGTGCGTCAGGTGCTCGAAGAAACCGGGCTGGACCCGCAATACCTGGAGTTGGAGCTGACCGAAAGCCAATTGCTCGATAGCGTCGAGCACATCATCGCCACTTTCCAGCAACTGCGCGACTTGGGCGTGAAGCTGGCCATCGACGATTTTGGCACCGGTTATTCGTCCCTCAGCTACCTCAAGCGCATCCCCGTGGACTACGTGAAGATCGACCAGACCTTCATTCGCGGGCTTGGCCAGGGCCGTGAAGATGCCGCCATCACCCGAGCCATCATCGCCATGGCTCACGGCCTGGCGCTTAAGGTGGTGGCTGAAGGGGTGGAGGATCAGCAGCAGCTGGACTTCCTGCGTGCGGAGCGCTGCGACGAAGTGCAAGGCTATTTGATCAGCCGGCCGATAGAGGCGCAGGCGCTGGCAGATTTGTTACGGGAAAATGCAGATTTTCCTTAG
- a CDS encoding autotransporter outer membrane beta-barrel domain-containing protein, with product MPITPSRIVFAIGLLAAASLQHAHARGDIEYTPYWYQPYDALPFEYYDIPEVKNPALDGYLLGQATTHNGRQVAKVLDPALTRLLQSGKLSSEQIKALEKFNAELAQKPGAFGAALEQLAGSQNASLAAATQSTTQQLGNRVLSTLRELPTDTDGHFWVKNLGSEGGLDSQGGTAGVDTANQGVLLGADWAVDHAWRVGVLGAKSSSRLDAQRFRADLDSWHLGGYAVRQDGPLALRLGAIYSSHAGQTQRKVDILGYKDAFKGRHDANSQTVFGEAGYQLGDADISIEPFAGLGYQRYSRDSFKEQGGPGALNVDAQTQQNLSSTVGLRLAKPFRFDNRMTLTPHLSTSWKHLYGDIDSQVRQSFRQGGIEGFTIQGASLDRNSLNLQAGLDLTLSANHTVGLGYSAENGTHSSNQGLMAQWRMHF from the coding sequence ATGCCCATTACCCCCAGCAGAATCGTATTTGCCATCGGCCTTTTAGCCGCCGCCAGCCTTCAACATGCACACGCGCGTGGGGATATCGAGTACACGCCGTACTGGTATCAGCCCTACGACGCGCTGCCTTTTGAGTACTACGATATTCCCGAAGTGAAAAACCCAGCCCTCGACGGCTATTTGCTCGGGCAAGCCACCACCCACAACGGCCGGCAGGTGGCGAAAGTGCTGGATCCCGCGCTGACTCGCCTGTTGCAGTCGGGCAAGTTGAGTTCGGAACAGATCAAGGCCCTTGAAAAATTCAACGCTGAACTCGCGCAAAAGCCGGGCGCGTTCGGTGCGGCCCTTGAGCAACTGGCCGGCAGCCAGAACGCGAGCCTCGCGGCGGCTACCCAGAGCACCACCCAGCAACTCGGCAACCGAGTGCTTTCGACGCTGCGCGAATTGCCCACCGACACCGACGGCCACTTTTGGGTAAAAAACCTCGGCAGCGAAGGCGGCCTCGACAGTCAGGGCGGTACTGCCGGCGTGGATACGGCCAACCAAGGCGTGCTGTTGGGCGCCGATTGGGCAGTTGATCACGCCTGGCGAGTCGGTGTGCTGGGTGCAAAATCCAGCAGCCGCCTGGATGCGCAACGCTTTCGCGCCGACCTGGACAGCTGGCACCTGGGCGGTTACGCCGTGCGTCAGGACGGCCCGCTGGCTTTGCGTCTGGGGGCGATCTACAGCAGCCATGCCGGCCAGACTCAACGCAAGGTCGACATCCTGGGTTACAAGGATGCGTTCAAGGGCCGCCACGACGCCAACAGCCAGACTGTCTTCGGCGAGGCGGGTTACCAACTGGGCGATGCCGACATCAGCATCGAGCCCTTTGCCGGGCTTGGCTACCAACGCTACAGCCGTGACAGCTTCAAGGAGCAAGGCGGGCCTGGCGCGCTGAACGTCGATGCGCAAACCCAGCAAAACCTGAGCAGCACCGTTGGCCTGCGCCTGGCCAAACCGTTTCGGTTCGACAACCGGATGACCCTCACGCCCCACCTGAGCACGAGCTGGAAACACCTGTATGGCGATATCGACAGCCAAGTGCGCCAGTCCTTTCGCCAGGGCGGCATCGAGGGGTTCACCATCCAGGGCGCGTCGCTTGACCGCAACAGCCTCAACCTGCAGGCCGGGCTGGATCTGACACTTTCGGCCAATCACACCGTTGGCCTGGGTTATAGCGCCGAGAACGGCACTCACAGCAGCAACCAAGGCCTGATGGCACAATGGCGGATGCATTTTTGA